In Bythopirellula goksoeyrii, a single window of DNA contains:
- a CDS encoding SAM-dependent methyltransferase encodes MNFLARKVLNVCEAVPYGVSYAWLNDKIRSPEPLNEEAIWQEITGPLPAAVQFVRDHWPLRPLRWALLSAKMKQDHLLGIAEHYDVSNEFYELFLDKKYMFYTCADFHRPDETIEEAQQNKADFILKLIDPQPGEKILELGCGWGAMLKRLYEHTGEKENLHGITLSQEQVTYNEQHNGFNVSFDNFITRDYQPNEYDVIYSIGSFEHVRPNEIESLSKKLFDALKPGGRAVHHFFCRVPPKLFATAICSQIYFPGSIGSTYNEWLHAFEGAGFRISHRSIHDYRPTLRAWFDNLVANRERALQLVDVQTYNRYVTFFPSSYRYFDDGNGMLVRWVMHKPG; translated from the coding sequence GTGAATTTTTTGGCACGCAAAGTTCTGAATGTCTGCGAAGCAGTCCCCTATGGCGTCTCCTATGCCTGGCTGAACGACAAGATTCGGTCCCCTGAGCCACTCAATGAGGAAGCAATTTGGCAGGAAATTACAGGGCCGCTCCCCGCAGCAGTGCAGTTTGTACGCGATCATTGGCCCCTGCGGCCACTCCGATGGGCGCTGCTCTCGGCCAAAATGAAGCAAGACCATCTCTTGGGAATTGCTGAACATTACGACGTATCGAACGAATTCTATGAATTGTTCCTCGACAAAAAGTACATGTTCTACACGTGCGCCGATTTTCATCGGCCAGATGAGACCATTGAAGAAGCCCAGCAAAATAAGGCTGATTTCATTCTGAAACTGATCGACCCGCAACCCGGTGAGAAAATCCTTGAACTCGGTTGCGGTTGGGGCGCCATGCTCAAGCGACTCTACGAGCATACCGGGGAAAAAGAGAATCTGCATGGCATCACTCTCTCCCAAGAACAGGTCACCTACAACGAGCAGCACAACGGATTCAACGTCTCATTCGACAATTTCATCACCCGCGACTACCAGCCCAATGAATACGATGTGATCTATTCCATCGGTTCATTTGAACACGTAAGACCCAATGAGATCGAATCTTTGAGTAAGAAATTATTCGATGCCTTGAAACCCGGTGGTCGAGCAGTTCACCACTTTTTCTGTCGCGTCCCCCCTAAGCTCTTCGCAACGGCAATCTGTTCGCAAATCTATTTCCCCGGCTCGATCGGAAGCACCTACAACGAATGGCTTCATGCCTTCGAGGGCGCCGGCTTCCGTATTTCCCATCGCTCGATCCATGACTACCGCCCTACCCTGCGTGCCTGGTTTGATAATCTGGTCGCAAACCGCGAGCGGGCCCTCCAGTTGGTCGACGTGCAAACCTACAATCGCTACGTGACTTTTTTCCCCTCGTCTTATCGCTATTTCGACGACGGCAACGGCATGCTCGTCCGCTGGGTGATGCACAAGCCGGGGTGA
- a CDS encoding sigma-54-dependent Fis family transcriptional regulator, with product MTTPFSQNYELSLLLLEQVENSSSSGEFWEKALPVVRQILKVESLVVLQSVPPEWRRKGQAGEVPKEIPAELAAEALDRLAPARSGSWIALPLDQKKVLLLNGSIDDDKCKGLQGTLTLIHQLVEQRQQRTRRILRLEKLLEITHAWGQSECMQSLLEAMANAATELLDADRASIFLWDKANKMLVGRPALGIKADGELRIPDDRGIVGHVVQTREPRRVGGGMDDSQIDRKIDQETGYTTRTLICVPLIGPQGQCMGAFEVLNKNEGLFTDEDEQGLIELAAHAAVTLENTQQWEELLSKHQLLVEEAAEGLQLIGESAAIGAVRSTIRRIADTDLAILVLGENGTGKEIVARSIHYLSRRRDQPFIAVNCAALTESLLESELFGHEKGAFTDAHETRAGKFELATGGTLFLDEIGDMSLSGQAKLLRVLEDKTIVRVGGSQTIHTEVRILAATNQNLAKMVREKRFREDLFFRLNVVSLELPPLRERGDDVLLLSDHFLETFCRNMGRSKPQFSPSAKNKLLEHPWPGNIRELRNLMERLAYLTTGDRIEADDLAFINAGAGGDALHFDFNASLADATRDFQQKYIKQTIDNAGGNMSKAAKRLNLHRSNLYRKLKQLEMGIGEEDDEGEGS from the coding sequence ATGACAACACCTTTCTCCCAAAACTACGAACTCTCCCTCCTCTTGCTGGAGCAGGTCGAAAACTCCTCTTCTTCGGGGGAGTTCTGGGAAAAGGCACTGCCAGTCGTGCGGCAGATTCTCAAAGTTGAGAGCCTAGTTGTACTGCAATCGGTTCCCCCAGAGTGGAGACGGAAGGGCCAGGCCGGCGAGGTTCCTAAGGAGATACCAGCAGAACTCGCTGCAGAGGCTCTCGACAGGCTTGCTCCCGCTCGATCAGGAAGTTGGATTGCTTTGCCGCTCGATCAGAAGAAAGTGCTGCTGTTGAATGGGTCCATTGACGACGACAAGTGTAAGGGACTGCAGGGAACTTTGACTTTGATTCATCAACTCGTCGAGCAGCGTCAGCAACGAACACGACGAATCCTTCGCCTGGAAAAACTACTGGAAATAACGCACGCCTGGGGGCAATCCGAGTGCATGCAGTCGCTGCTCGAAGCGATGGCCAACGCGGCAACCGAATTGTTGGATGCCGATAGAGCCAGCATTTTTCTGTGGGACAAAGCGAACAAGATGCTAGTAGGACGACCTGCCCTGGGAATTAAGGCAGATGGCGAACTGCGAATTCCTGACGATCGGGGAATCGTCGGCCATGTGGTTCAAACTCGCGAACCTCGTCGAGTAGGTGGTGGGATGGATGACAGCCAGATTGACCGTAAGATCGATCAGGAGACTGGCTACACCACGCGTACTCTTATTTGTGTGCCACTCATTGGCCCTCAAGGACAGTGTATGGGTGCGTTTGAAGTCCTCAATAAGAATGAAGGGCTTTTCACCGACGAAGATGAACAAGGTCTGATCGAGTTGGCAGCCCATGCCGCCGTCACCCTGGAGAACACACAACAGTGGGAAGAACTTCTTTCCAAACATCAACTGCTGGTAGAAGAAGCAGCCGAGGGGTTGCAGCTGATCGGCGAAAGTGCCGCCATTGGGGCTGTCCGCTCGACTATTCGGCGTATTGCTGATACGGACCTCGCTATCCTAGTATTAGGAGAAAATGGCACGGGCAAGGAAATTGTTGCTCGTTCGATCCACTACCTCAGCCGGCGCCGTGACCAACCCTTTATTGCCGTCAATTGCGCGGCACTCACTGAGTCCTTGCTCGAAAGCGAATTGTTCGGCCATGAAAAAGGTGCCTTTACCGATGCCCATGAGACCCGCGCTGGCAAGTTTGAACTCGCCACAGGAGGAACCCTGTTTCTCGACGAGATAGGAGACATGAGTCTCAGCGGACAGGCCAAGCTGCTGCGGGTTCTGGAAGACAAGACCATTGTGCGGGTTGGAGGCTCGCAAACGATCCATACCGAAGTACGAATTCTCGCCGCCACGAATCAGAATCTGGCGAAAATGGTGCGTGAAAAGCGTTTTCGCGAGGACCTGTTCTTTCGGCTTAATGTGGTGAGCCTTGAATTGCCCCCTTTGCGGGAACGGGGCGACGACGTGTTGCTGCTCTCCGATCACTTCCTGGAAACCTTCTGTCGCAATATGGGGCGAAGCAAACCACAGTTCTCTCCATCGGCAAAGAACAAACTACTCGAACATCCGTGGCCCGGCAACATTCGTGAACTTCGCAATCTCATGGAACGGTTGGCATACCTTACTACGGGGGACCGCATCGAAGCCGACGACCTGGCGTTTATCAACGCCGGGGCAGGGGGGGACGCGCTGCATTTTGATTTCAACGCCTCCCTGGCCGACGCGACGCGTGATTTTCAACAGAAATACATTAAGCAGACAATTGATAACGCCGGAGGCAACATGAGCAAGGCTGCCAAACGTCTGAATCTCCATCGCTCGAATTTGTATCGCAAGTTGAAGCAACTTGAGATGGGGATCGGCGAGGAAGACGATGAGGGTGAAGGTTCATAG
- a CDS encoding serine hydrolase, translating into MQSSTEQRLVELAQSVPGTIGYHVALVNGEVLYSHLGDEAFPQASAIKIPLLMEVLAQREERQLDWNALHPILAKHQVGGSGILSEFTDGGSQLNTADLCTLMIVLSDNTATNMLIDLVGMESVNRRMDSLGLRKTRLNRLMMDTAASARGEENVATPQEACRVMRLLAQGKFIDPEISNELLAMLRKPKSTAIRKAIAAEIPVASKPGAIPGVATEWAVVELPGQPYVMIFMGKEGSENEFNQVFTEMAKCIHNRLIEKE; encoded by the coding sequence GTGCAATCGTCCACGGAACAACGACTGGTTGAACTTGCGCAAAGCGTCCCAGGTACAATTGGCTATCACGTCGCTCTGGTAAACGGAGAGGTGCTTTATTCTCACTTGGGGGATGAAGCGTTTCCGCAAGCTAGTGCGATCAAAATTCCACTTCTGATGGAAGTTCTAGCTCAGCGAGAAGAGCGGCAACTCGATTGGAATGCACTGCATCCAATTCTTGCTAAGCATCAGGTAGGTGGGAGTGGCATTCTTTCCGAATTCACGGATGGTGGTTCTCAACTTAATACGGCAGACCTCTGCACATTGATGATCGTCTTGAGCGACAATACGGCAACAAATATGTTGATCGACTTGGTGGGAATGGAAAGCGTGAACCGACGTATGGATTCTCTAGGATTGCGTAAAACTCGCCTGAATCGGCTCATGATGGATACGGCTGCCAGCGCGCGGGGGGAGGAAAATGTTGCGACTCCTCAAGAGGCATGTCGGGTTATGCGTCTACTGGCACAAGGAAAGTTTATTGATCCAGAAATCAGCAATGAACTGTTGGCGATGTTACGCAAGCCAAAATCAACGGCGATCCGCAAAGCCATCGCTGCCGAGATACCAGTAGCCTCCAAACCGGGTGCGATTCCTGGAGTAGCCACTGAATGGGCAGTTGTCGAACTACCCGGGCAACCGTATGTGATGATTTTTATGGGTAAGGAAGGCTCGGAGAATGAATTCAACCAAGTATTCACCGAGATGGCCAAGTGCATCCACAATAGACTGATCGAGAAAGAATGA
- a CDS encoding DUF6790 family protein encodes MTALITFVLSNFTLTFLVIGLIVSGSSLLVSRPKSSYEVVDRFLAGYLFFAIGLCFLYNFVMHVFFAERAAAFIGWDNSPFQYEVGYASLGFAAVALLAHRSTYHFRLAAILGPALFMWGAAIGHIYQIVTKHNYAPGNAGIMLWSDIFLPVIGFALLYFDYPHSKVQE; translated from the coding sequence ATGACTGCACTCATCACATTCGTACTGAGCAATTTCACGCTCACGTTTTTGGTGATCGGGCTTATCGTGTCGGGATCGTCCTTGCTTGTAAGTCGCCCCAAGTCGTCCTATGAGGTCGTGGACCGGTTTCTGGCAGGATACCTATTCTTTGCGATCGGACTTTGTTTTCTCTATAACTTTGTCATGCACGTTTTCTTTGCTGAGAGGGCGGCGGCATTTATCGGGTGGGATAATAGTCCCTTTCAGTATGAAGTGGGCTATGCCAGTTTAGGATTTGCTGCAGTTGCTCTACTGGCCCATCGCAGCACTTATCATTTTCGGCTGGCGGCCATTCTCGGGCCGGCGCTATTCATGTGGGGTGCTGCCATTGGGCACATTTATCAAATCGTAACCAAACACAACTACGCGCCTGGAAACGCGGGCATCATGTTGTGGTCAGATATTTTTTTGCCCGTGATTGGATTTGCGCTTTTGTATTTTGATTATCCGCATTCGAAAGTACAGGAATAG
- a CDS encoding DUF2817 domain-containing protein yields the protein MNSSTIVSLLFTVACLAIPQALSQELEQAAVQRSTIGHSFLGKPIQCEVYGDGPDVLLVLATIHGNEAAGTPLLTAFADWLMNHPVELTGHKVVLIPVANPDGMTANARFNSRGVDLNRNFPAGNWDKGEISLHGQSPLSEPESRALLQAIAHHFPDRIISIHQPLECIDYDGPALELATSMAGECPLQVKKLGGLPGSLGSFVGESMRKPIITLELPKEAGKDPQVLWDLYGKSLIAAMQFRESEKSE from the coding sequence ATGAATTCTTCTACAATTGTGTCACTCCTGTTTACAGTCGCGTGCCTTGCGATTCCTCAAGCTTTGTCTCAAGAACTTGAGCAGGCAGCGGTCCAGCGATCCACTATCGGGCACTCTTTTCTCGGCAAGCCAATTCAGTGCGAAGTCTACGGAGACGGTCCCGATGTGTTGCTCGTACTGGCAACGATCCATGGCAATGAGGCTGCCGGGACGCCGCTCTTGACAGCATTTGCTGACTGGCTGATGAATCATCCAGTCGAGTTGACAGGTCACAAGGTAGTATTGATCCCAGTGGCGAATCCAGATGGCATGACGGCAAACGCGCGTTTCAATTCACGAGGAGTCGATCTCAATCGCAATTTCCCCGCGGGCAATTGGGACAAAGGTGAAATTTCGCTACATGGGCAGTCTCCTCTATCCGAACCTGAATCTCGTGCGTTGTTACAGGCGATTGCCCATCATTTCCCTGACCGTATCATAAGCATTCACCAGCCACTGGAATGTATTGATTACGATGGTCCAGCGCTTGAATTGGCTACGTCCATGGCGGGCGAGTGTCCACTTCAAGTAAAGAAGTTGGGGGGACTTCCGGGTTCGCTGGGCTCTTTTGTCGGCGAATCGATGAGAAAGCCCATCATCACCTTGGAACTACCCAAAGAAGCAGGCAAAGATCCACAAGTCCTCTGGGATCTCTATGGAAAATCGCTCATTGCCGCAATGCAATTCCGTGAGTCCGAGAAATCCGAATGA
- a CDS encoding SelT/SelW/SelH family protein: protein MASHHIEIHYCTQCRWLLRAAWMAQELLTTFEQEITTLTLKPGAGGIFEVHVDSKLIWSRTQQGRFPDIKELKQMVRDSIAPDKNLGHSERSA, encoded by the coding sequence ATGGCCTCCCACCATATCGAAATCCACTACTGTACTCAATGCCGCTGGCTACTTCGCGCCGCCTGGATGGCACAGGAACTGCTGACCACCTTCGAACAAGAAATCACCACTCTCACCCTCAAGCCAGGGGCCGGCGGCATCTTCGAAGTCCACGTTGATAGCAAACTCATCTGGTCGCGCACCCAGCAGGGCCGCTTCCCCGACATCAAAGAACTTAAACAGATGGTACGCGACAGCATCGCCCCAGATAAGAACTTGGGACATTCCGAGCGGTCGGCCTAG
- a CDS encoding Uma2 family endonuclease: MSTMPLSIADIPPFLPVSRFTTEKYLHMVDAGVLGPSDKVELIGGVVVDMSPAGIPHNQFLIYIVDLFAPLLTDFQVAIQATLPLDDGNVFDPDFMLLRRKAEGYKQQYPQPEDVQLLIEASGSSLKRDREVKLPVYAAAGIEEYWIADLDQQAVIVHREPKGIIYHAIESRSNDDILSPLAAPDFSLTVRQLFE, from the coding sequence ATGTCCACCATGCCTCTATCCATCGCTGACATTCCCCCGTTTCTTCCGGTGAGTCGCTTCACGACTGAGAAGTACCTGCACATGGTCGACGCAGGAGTCTTAGGTCCAAGCGATAAGGTAGAACTTATCGGAGGAGTCGTTGTTGATATGTCACCTGCTGGAATACCTCACAATCAGTTTCTGATTTATATAGTTGATCTGTTTGCGCCTCTCTTAACGGATTTTCAAGTAGCCATTCAAGCAACACTTCCTCTCGATGACGGAAATGTATTCGATCCTGATTTCATGCTACTCCGTCGCAAAGCCGAGGGCTACAAGCAGCAATATCCCCAGCCCGAGGATGTCCAATTATTGATAGAGGCTTCCGGTTCTTCCTTGAAAAGGGACCGAGAGGTAAAGCTCCCTGTTTACGCCGCAGCAGGCATTGAGGAGTACTGGATCGCCGATCTAGACCAGCAAGCGGTGATTGTCCATCGGGAGCCCAAAGGGATAATCTACCATGCTATCGAATCACGCAGCAACGACGACATCCTCTCGCCTCTTGCGGCCCCTGATTTCTCGCTCACCGTGCGACAGCTCTTTGAGTAA
- a CDS encoding PVC-type heme-binding CxxCH protein encodes MILLRNEFNGCLAWVLLFGLFQPNSGGGEPRCLVDGCKLELVAEEPAIVTPIGVTFDNQGRLLVVESHTHQRGDNYEGPEGDRLRRLSDTDGDGRFDHWQTFAEGFRHAMNVAVRDDDAVYLVTRNDVLLLRDTDGDGKSDKNERVAKIETDIDYPHNGLSGIFIHGDILYLGVGENFGGDYEIVGSDGRRIKNSGGVGTIYRCKLDGSELTRWADGFWNPFSLCMAAGELFCVDNDPDASPPCRLINVLPSGDYGHRFEYGRAGVHPLQAWNGELPGTLPMVCGTGEAPTAILYHRGYLWVTSWGDHRIERYQLTPQKDGTYAAQLTVVVQGDADFRPTGMAVAPDGSIYFADWVDRSYPVHGKGRLWRLELPPEMQTTLAPLNERPEPVPPKLVSLHSKRWNGSILKDELPGILRDALVSSDPEIRLFAVRWIAEERLTELLPDLERLLDEPPPSERYYLAILGAIDWLSREPKQRQQGIADELLVQELENPKRSAETRALALSLSSPDYQHLTPSKLREFLNSDSNELRLAAVRSLADRSTPDRLPVLEEIVNDPEQTLDIRIEALNGLAAEFDEHRNLFEALSTSKNTTLRKEAERILRLRGLGSVFPEEQPSAGDLQAWFDLLAEPGDADSGRRLFFSPVGPQCSVCHRFEGRGGNIGPDLSQVGKQMSRERVITSILDPSREIAPQYQPWILVTDEGQTFVGLRLPKAGDDGLEPYSDTGGKTFVLPSELIAHREPASTSIMPDGLTENLSIQDLRDLVTFLVSEAEAGK; translated from the coding sequence ATGATTCTCCTTCGAAACGAATTCAATGGATGCCTAGCTTGGGTCCTGTTGTTTGGTTTGTTTCAACCGAACTCAGGTGGTGGTGAGCCACGCTGTCTCGTCGACGGTTGCAAGTTGGAGCTTGTCGCTGAAGAACCTGCGATCGTTACTCCGATTGGGGTAACATTTGACAACCAGGGCCGGTTGCTCGTCGTCGAATCGCACACCCATCAACGCGGCGACAATTACGAGGGACCTGAAGGCGATCGGCTGCGGAGACTGAGTGATACCGACGGCGATGGCCGTTTCGACCATTGGCAAACTTTCGCTGAAGGGTTTCGCCATGCAATGAACGTGGCCGTGCGAGATGACGATGCAGTCTATCTAGTCACCCGAAATGATGTGCTTCTTCTACGTGACACCGATGGCGACGGCAAATCCGACAAGAATGAACGCGTCGCCAAGATCGAAACAGATATTGATTATCCGCACAATGGACTCAGCGGGATTTTCATTCACGGAGACATTCTCTATCTGGGGGTCGGTGAAAACTTTGGTGGCGACTATGAGATCGTCGGAAGTGATGGTCGGCGGATCAAGAATTCGGGAGGAGTGGGTACAATCTACCGATGCAAATTAGATGGATCGGAGCTCACTCGTTGGGCCGATGGGTTTTGGAATCCCTTTTCGCTGTGCATGGCCGCAGGGGAGCTTTTTTGCGTTGACAACGATCCCGATGCCAGCCCCCCTTGCCGGCTGATCAACGTATTGCCATCGGGTGATTATGGCCACCGCTTCGAATACGGCAGGGCGGGTGTACATCCCCTGCAAGCCTGGAATGGAGAACTCCCGGGAACGCTACCGATGGTTTGTGGCACGGGGGAAGCACCTACGGCAATTCTCTATCATCGCGGCTATCTCTGGGTAACCAGTTGGGGTGACCACCGAATTGAGCGATATCAACTCACACCGCAGAAAGATGGCACCTACGCTGCTCAGCTGACTGTCGTGGTACAGGGGGATGCCGATTTTCGACCGACGGGAATGGCAGTTGCTCCGGATGGTTCGATTTACTTTGCTGATTGGGTGGACCGCAGTTATCCCGTGCATGGTAAAGGGCGACTTTGGCGATTGGAACTCCCACCAGAGATGCAGACAACGCTTGCGCCGCTCAATGAACGGCCTGAGCCGGTGCCGCCGAAGCTGGTAAGCCTGCACTCTAAGCGATGGAACGGTTCTATACTTAAGGATGAACTACCCGGGATTCTTCGCGACGCCCTGGTAAGTAGCGATCCCGAAATTCGGCTGTTTGCCGTGCGGTGGATTGCCGAAGAACGCCTTACGGAGTTGCTGCCTGATCTAGAACGCCTGTTGGACGAGCCGCCTCCCAGTGAGCGTTACTATTTGGCGATACTGGGAGCCATTGATTGGCTTAGTCGAGAGCCAAAGCAACGGCAACAAGGTATCGCCGATGAATTGCTGGTCCAAGAACTCGAGAATCCGAAGAGGAGTGCAGAAACTCGCGCATTGGCCTTGAGCCTCAGTTCCCCCGACTACCAGCATCTCACGCCATCCAAGCTCCGTGAATTCCTGAATTCGGATTCCAACGAATTGCGGCTAGCAGCGGTTCGATCGCTCGCTGATCGATCGACTCCTGATAGATTACCCGTGTTGGAGGAAATCGTTAATGATCCGGAACAGACCCTGGATATTCGTATCGAGGCTTTGAATGGACTGGCGGCAGAATTTGATGAGCATCGAAACCTGTTTGAGGCTCTTTCGACGAGTAAGAATACTACTCTACGAAAGGAAGCCGAGAGAATCTTGCGGCTTCGCGGTCTCGGTAGCGTCTTCCCAGAGGAACAGCCCTCGGCCGGTGATTTGCAGGCTTGGTTTGATCTGCTGGCCGAGCCTGGAGACGCTGACTCGGGACGACGGCTGTTCTTTAGCCCGGTCGGCCCTCAGTGCAGCGTTTGCCATCGCTTTGAAGGACGTGGTGGAAACATTGGCCCCGATCTCTCCCAGGTTGGCAAGCAGATGTCTCGCGAGCGAGTGATCACTTCGATTCTCGATCCGAGCCGAGAAATTGCCCCGCAATACCAGCCTTGGATTCTAGTCACAGATGAAGGGCAAACCTTTGTCGGCTTACGGCTCCCAAAGGCGGGCGACGATGGGTTGGAACCCTATTCTGACACCGGCGGCAAGACATTTGTACTTCCCAGCGAATTGATCGCCCATCGGGAGCCTGCGAGTACTTCGATCATGCCAGACGGACTAACAGAGAATTTGTCTATCCAAGATCTACGTGATCTGGTTACGTTTTTGGTCTCGGAAGCTGAGGCTGGTAAATAA
- a CDS encoding ABC transporter permease, whose product MQTITYGRLALSFLPVLVVFAVMARWSIPTGRTVTAVMRMLVQLLAVGYVLTFIFETDHAAIVMATLALMITAASWISLGPVQEVRGRLFLKAFVAICLGSVATLALITQGVLDSDPWFEPRQLIPLGGMIFANSMNTVSIAAERFLSECALEIDYEQARHRAMRAALIPLTNSLLAVGIVSFPGMMTGQILAGESPVIAARYQIMVMCMVFGAGGISAASFLAMLRGKAEINHK is encoded by the coding sequence ATGCAAACCATCACCTATGGCCGTTTGGCACTCTCGTTTCTTCCAGTCCTAGTCGTATTTGCCGTTATGGCACGCTGGTCGATACCTACGGGCAGAACCGTGACCGCTGTTATGCGGATGTTGGTTCAATTGCTCGCGGTGGGATATGTGCTTACATTTATCTTTGAGACTGACCACGCGGCGATTGTGATGGCTACATTGGCATTGATGATCACCGCGGCGAGTTGGATCTCACTGGGACCAGTGCAAGAAGTCCGGGGACGATTGTTTCTCAAGGCCTTCGTTGCGATCTGCTTGGGGAGTGTAGCAACATTGGCGTTAATTACCCAGGGAGTGCTGGATAGCGATCCTTGGTTTGAGCCACGGCAACTGATTCCCCTGGGAGGGATGATTTTTGCCAATTCGATGAACACGGTTAGCATTGCTGCCGAGCGATTTCTGTCTGAGTGTGCATTGGAGATCGACTACGAGCAGGCCCGCCACCGAGCCATGAGGGCAGCGCTGATTCCCCTGACGAATTCACTGCTCGCGGTCGGGATTGTCTCATTTCCTGGGATGATGACGGGACAGATTCTTGCCGGGGAATCACCGGTCATTGCTGCTCGCTATCAGATCATGGTGATGTGTATGGTATTTGGGGCAGGGGGTATTTCCGCAGCAAGTTTTCTAGCGATGCTACGTGGAAAAGCGGAAATCAATCATAAATGA
- a CDS encoding DUF2237 family protein, whose protein sequence is MSQPKNVLGTELQPCSLDPLTGFYRDGCCRTGRDDMGLHTVCVQVTEEFLEFSKAVGNDLSTPNPFYDFAGLSPGDRWCLCAPRWKEALEAGMAPQVVLESTHISTLEFADLEDLQDHAVQEPAQGE, encoded by the coding sequence ATGTCCCAGCCCAAGAATGTCCTAGGAACCGAATTACAGCCTTGCTCGCTCGATCCGCTCACCGGTTTTTATCGGGATGGCTGTTGCCGCACTGGTCGCGACGACATGGGGCTCCACACGGTTTGCGTGCAAGTTACGGAAGAATTCCTGGAATTCTCAAAAGCCGTGGGCAACGACCTCAGCACGCCCAATCCGTTTTATGATTTTGCTGGCCTATCGCCCGGAGATCGCTGGTGCCTCTGTGCGCCACGTTGGAAAGAAGCCCTGGAAGCTGGAATGGCTCCACAGGTGGTGCTGGAATCGACGCATATCTCGACTCTTGAGTTTGCCGACCTAGAAGACTTGCAGGATCATGCGGTTCAGGAACCGGCACAGGGTGAATAG
- the ppnP gene encoding pyrimidine/purine nucleoside phosphorylase codes for MLQVNEYFDGNVKSIAFQTKTLPATVGVMAIGEYEFNTSKKETVTVVSGTLTVRLPGETKWIDFSAYESFIVAANEKFHLKVAEETAYLCTYE; via the coding sequence ATGCTACAAGTGAATGAATACTTTGACGGCAATGTGAAATCAATCGCATTCCAAACCAAGACCCTCCCCGCCACCGTTGGAGTTATGGCCATTGGCGAGTACGAGTTTAACACCTCGAAGAAAGAAACCGTCACGGTCGTAAGTGGTACTTTGACCGTAAGGCTCCCCGGCGAAACGAAGTGGATAGATTTCTCCGCCTACGAGTCGTTTATCGTCGCCGCCAACGAGAAGTTCCACCTCAAAGTTGCCGAAGAAACCGCCTATCTCTGCACCTACGAGTAG
- a CDS encoding YqjF family protein: MTKTPFLTTRWSYLAMLNYEIDPQVLRSFVPPHTELDSFNHRHYVSMVGFLYDDTRIKGLAIPGHRQFAEVNLRFYVRYQAAEGWRRGVVFIREVVPRRAVAWIARKLYEEKFVCLPMRHVIKPSKVEYSWWYDGAWQRLAIDVTGDAELPAEGSEEEFITEHYWGYTARRDGSTSEYRVAHPRWRVRQTGSAVLDCKVNEFYGAEFAEALSGTPTSAFLAEGSAVEIYAGCKVL; this comes from the coding sequence ATGACTAAAACACCCTTTCTGACAACACGGTGGTCTTACTTGGCGATGTTGAATTATGAGATCGATCCCCAAGTATTGAGATCCTTCGTGCCACCTCACACGGAACTTGATTCGTTCAACCATCGGCATTATGTGAGCATGGTCGGGTTTCTCTACGACGATACTCGGATCAAGGGACTGGCCATCCCGGGTCACCGGCAGTTTGCGGAAGTGAATCTGCGTTTTTACGTGCGATATCAAGCTGCGGAGGGATGGCGGCGCGGTGTGGTGTTTATTAGAGAAGTGGTTCCCCGGCGTGCAGTCGCCTGGATCGCTCGTAAACTTTATGAGGAGAAGTTTGTGTGCCTGCCGATGCGGCATGTTATCAAACCCAGTAAAGTAGAATACTCCTGGTGGTACGACGGAGCCTGGCAGCGATTGGCGATTGATGTGACCGGGGATGCCGAGCTACCCGCAGAGGGGAGCGAGGAGGAATTTATTACCGAGCATTACTGGGGTTATACGGCGCGTCGTGATGGATCGACAAGCGAGTACCGGGTTGCGCACCCGCGATGGAGAGTCAGGCAAACTGGATCAGCGGTATTGGACTGCAAGGTGAATGAGTTCTATGGGGCCGAGTTTGCTGAAGCACTATCAGGGACGCCAACTTCGGCGTTTTTGGCTGAGGGGTCGGCGGTGGAAATTTATGCGGGGTGCAAGGTGTTATAG